The following proteins are co-located in the Halococcus salsus genome:
- a CDS encoding thioredoxin family protein, protein MTLEESARELERGDSAPGFELPGTDGASHALVDYHDHDALLVVFTCNHCPYAQAKIEALNGLAESYEEVAVVGINANDAEEYPDDSFERMQELVEDGTVRYDAYLRDESQEVARAYGAVCTPDPFLFAKRDGGFELAYHGRLDDATGPDEEPSGEHGFEMAGAIESVLTGVPVDQQFQPSRGCSIKWK, encoded by the coding sequence ATGACGCTCGAAGAGTCCGCACGCGAGCTCGAACGCGGCGACAGCGCGCCCGGCTTCGAACTCCCGGGGACCGACGGCGCGAGCCACGCGCTCGTCGATTATCACGACCACGACGCGCTCCTCGTGGTCTTCACCTGCAATCACTGTCCCTACGCCCAGGCGAAGATCGAGGCGCTCAACGGACTGGCCGAGAGCTACGAGGAGGTCGCGGTCGTCGGTATCAACGCCAACGACGCCGAGGAGTACCCCGACGACTCCTTCGAGCGGATGCAGGAACTCGTCGAGGACGGCACGGTCCGCTACGACGCCTACCTCCGCGACGAGTCCCAGGAGGTCGCGCGGGCCTACGGCGCGGTCTGCACCCCCGACCCGTTCCTGTTCGCGAAGCGCGACGGCGGCTTCGAGCTCGCCTATCACGGCCGCCTCGACGACGCCACCGGCCCCGACGAGGAACCCTCGGGCGAACACGGCTTCGAGATGGCGGGCGCGATCGAGTCGGTATTGACGGGGGTCCCCGTCGACCAGCAGTTCCAGCCCTCGCGCGGCTGCTCGATCAAGTGGAAGTAG
- a CDS encoding ABC transporter substrate-binding protein, producing MASDETGDGVSTRRDYVKYGGALIGGGLFAGCTGSGGSGSNGSGGANGSSGSTGTQADTASGASGDGTETGGGTNETDGTTSGAANAYSVTMAPMGEVTFEAVPKTIFTRLTHLAGMAFALGRGNDVNAMHAPDYYDALWNQFTPRLPGVSLDWSGLYSSWEPSKEKLYELDSDVHLADPASVFAVEGWNESDLAEIEENVAPWFGNQYSDTHATPPKAYQDQYRYYSLWDMFEKVAAVFQEQERYRALSSIHSDLRDTIESELPAKGERPTVALLGLSDLESIYAYKVGVPGFLVAHIRPLKPAETFGDDVSSGDTVDTETLLAADPEVILALGGMHPDTDMPGIRSGLADDPVAADVTAVKNDRVYAQGARYQGPILNLFQLEMSAKQLYPERFGEWPTYEKGPYPEIPANEQLFDRERVARIITGEGTT from the coding sequence ATGGCGAGCGACGAGACGGGAGACGGCGTATCGACGCGACGCGACTACGTGAAGTACGGCGGCGCGCTCATCGGCGGCGGGCTGTTCGCCGGCTGTACCGGTAGTGGAGGAAGCGGCTCGAACGGTTCGGGTGGTGCGAACGGATCGTCGGGGTCGACCGGGACGCAGGCCGACACTGCCTCGGGCGCGTCCGGTGACGGCACCGAGACGGGAGGCGGGACGAACGAAACCGACGGGACGACGAGCGGGGCGGCGAACGCGTACTCGGTGACGATGGCCCCGATGGGCGAGGTGACGTTCGAGGCGGTCCCGAAGACCATCTTCACGCGGTTGACCCACCTCGCGGGGATGGCGTTCGCGCTCGGGCGAGGGAACGACGTCAACGCGATGCACGCGCCCGACTACTACGACGCGCTCTGGAACCAGTTCACCCCGCGCCTGCCGGGGGTGTCGCTCGACTGGTCGGGACTCTACTCCTCGTGGGAACCGAGCAAGGAGAAGCTCTACGAGCTCGACAGCGACGTGCACCTCGCCGACCCCGCGAGCGTCTTCGCGGTCGAGGGCTGGAACGAGAGCGACCTCGCCGAGATCGAGGAAAACGTCGCGCCGTGGTTCGGGAACCAGTACAGCGACACCCACGCGACCCCGCCGAAGGCCTACCAGGACCAGTACCGCTACTACTCGCTCTGGGACATGTTCGAGAAGGTCGCGGCGGTGTTCCAGGAGCAGGAACGGTACCGGGCGCTGTCGTCCATCCACTCGGACCTGCGCGACACCATCGAATCGGAGCTCCCGGCGAAGGGCGAGCGGCCGACCGTGGCGCTGCTCGGCCTCAGCGACCTCGAAAGCATCTACGCCTACAAGGTCGGCGTCCCCGGCTTCCTGGTCGCGCACATCCGCCCGCTGAAGCCGGCCGAGACGTTCGGCGACGACGTCTCCTCGGGTGATACGGTCGATACGGAGACCCTGCTCGCGGCGGATCCCGAGGTGATCCTCGCGCTCGGCGGGATGCACCCCGACACCGACATGCCCGGCATCCGGAGCGGGCTCGCGGACGACCCGGTTGCGGCGGACGTCACGGCGGTCAAAAACGACCGAGTCTACGCCCAGGGCGCGCGGTATCAGGGTCCGATCCTCAATCTCTTCCAGCTCGAGATGAGCGCGAAACAGCTCTATCCCGAGCGGTTCGGCGAGTGGCCGACCTACGAGAAAGGCCCGTACCCGGAGATCCCCGCGAACGAGCAGCTCTTCGACCGCGAGCGCGTCGCGAGGATCATCACCGGCGAGGGAACGACGTGA
- a CDS encoding FAD-dependent oxidoreductase yields the protein MSETVPTESDVVVVGGGPAGCSAAVFTARYGLDTTVFDRGQSSLQRCAYLENYLGFPAGIDVATFYDLIHDHVETSGADLVPDMVQSVERATDGGFIVEPQEGEPVHAKRVVAATRQGADYLRPVVGEAAFDEYVHDGETYERFDPDYADRDGSTPVDGLYVVSPGGEADVQVVVAAGRGAHVARTVLADARREHGYPDDLAAHYDWRRREAELTGEWADRDRWRELFAERTPDDHGLDAERAVELREREIDRRFDTYIDDETVATRTERGQDRLLAHIDDDRILAAAREIEAERATDSD from the coding sequence GTGAGCGAGACGGTGCCCACCGAATCCGACGTCGTCGTGGTGGGCGGCGGGCCGGCGGGCTGTTCGGCGGCGGTGTTCACCGCGCGCTACGGGCTCGACACGACCGTCTTCGACCGCGGCCAGTCGTCGCTCCAGCGCTGTGCGTACCTCGAGAACTACCTCGGCTTCCCGGCGGGCATCGACGTCGCGACGTTCTACGACCTCATCCACGACCACGTCGAGACCTCGGGGGCCGACCTCGTTCCGGACATGGTTCAATCGGTCGAACGCGCGACCGACGGCGGGTTCATCGTCGAACCACAGGAGGGCGAGCCCGTCCACGCGAAGCGAGTCGTCGCGGCGACCCGACAGGGCGCGGACTACCTCCGGCCGGTGGTGGGGGAGGCGGCCTTCGACGAGTACGTCCACGACGGTGAGACCTACGAGCGCTTCGACCCCGACTACGCCGACCGCGACGGCAGCACACCCGTCGACGGGCTCTACGTCGTCTCTCCGGGTGGCGAGGCCGACGTCCAGGTCGTCGTCGCGGCCGGTCGTGGCGCACACGTCGCCCGCACCGTGCTCGCGGACGCCCGCCGGGAACACGGCTATCCGGACGACCTCGCGGCGCACTACGACTGGCGGCGACGCGAGGCCGAACTGACCGGGGAGTGGGCGGACCGCGACCGGTGGCGGGAGCTGTTCGCGGAGCGAACGCCCGACGACCACGGGCTCGACGCGGAGCGCGCCGTCGAGCTCCGCGAGCGCGAGATCGACCGGCGGTTCGACACCTACATCGACGACGAGACGGTCGCGACCCGAACCGAACGCGGCCAGGACCGACTGCTGGCACACATCGACGACGACCGGATCCTCGCCGCCGCGCGCGAGATCGAAGCCGAGCGCGCGACCGACTCGGACTGA
- a CDS encoding long-chain fatty acid--CoA ligase: MPGGTDQTIRPFRWRAERLYPDTEIVSRTHDGIERYDYAEYGRRVARLAHALNDAGITDDARVGTFCWNHHRHFEAYFAVPDSGRQLHTINPLLPDEHIQYIVENAGDQLLFVDPSLVEKLDAAFDPDSFDSVTRFVVMGEDVPETELDPVVDYESFIEGRSDEYDWPTLSEDRRAGMCYTSGTTGRPKGVEYTQQMLWSHAMSTISPQGLAVDDADVVMPVVPMFHVNAWGMPFSTTAAGAKHVYPGPSPTPEDLAHLIESEGVTLTAGVPTVWLGLLEYMNDHEVDLSSLEEIVIGGSAAPKSVIERFDDLGVTVLHAWGMTEMSPIGSAARLKTGMESWEADRRYEKRATQGLMMPGLEFKVVDDDGNEVPWNGEDFGELLVRGPWVTTEYFERPEANEEDFEHGWLKTGDVVSVDSDGYIKIVDRAKDVIKSGGEWISSVELENALMAHDEVSEAAVAGVPHDKWQERPVAFVVPTDGADEERLTEELLDSIAADYPKWWVPDEVVYIESVPKTATGKFSKKDLREEFSDESLVEGRAPEEAAPE, encoded by the coding sequence ATGCCCGGAGGCACCGACCAGACCATCCGGCCGTTCCGCTGGCGCGCGGAGCGGTTGTATCCCGACACCGAGATCGTCTCGCGAACCCACGACGGCATCGAGCGCTACGACTACGCGGAGTATGGAAGACGAGTCGCGCGGCTGGCGCACGCCCTCAACGACGCCGGTATCACCGACGATGCCAGGGTAGGAACGTTCTGCTGGAATCATCATCGGCACTTCGAGGCCTACTTCGCGGTGCCGGACTCGGGCCGCCAGCTCCACACCATCAATCCGCTCCTGCCCGACGAACACATCCAGTACATCGTCGAGAACGCGGGCGACCAGCTCCTGTTCGTCGATCCCTCGCTGGTCGAGAAGTTGGACGCCGCCTTCGACCCCGACTCGTTCGACTCCGTGACGCGGTTCGTCGTGATGGGCGAGGACGTCCCCGAGACGGAGCTCGACCCGGTGGTGGATTACGAGTCGTTCATCGAGGGCAGGAGCGACGAGTACGACTGGCCGACGCTCTCGGAGGACCGCCGGGCCGGGATGTGTTACACCTCGGGGACCACGGGGCGGCCGAAGGGGGTCGAGTACACCCAGCAGATGCTCTGGTCGCACGCGATGTCGACCATCAGCCCGCAGGGGCTCGCGGTCGACGACGCGGACGTGGTGATGCCGGTGGTGCCGATGTTCCACGTCAACGCCTGGGGGATGCCCTTCTCGACCACCGCCGCCGGCGCGAAGCACGTCTATCCGGGCCCGTCACCCACGCCCGAAGACCTCGCCCACCTCATCGAGTCGGAGGGGGTGACCCTCACCGCGGGCGTTCCGACGGTCTGGTTGGGGTTGCTCGAGTACATGAACGACCACGAGGTCGACCTCTCCTCGCTCGAGGAGATCGTCATCGGCGGGAGCGCCGCGCCGAAGTCGGTGATCGAGCGCTTCGACGACCTCGGGGTCACGGTGCTCCACGCGTGGGGCATGACCGAGATGAGCCCCATCGGGTCGGCGGCGCGGCTCAAGACCGGTATGGAGTCGTGGGAAGCCGACCGCCGATACGAGAAACGCGCCACCCAGGGGCTGATGATGCCCGGTCTGGAGTTCAAAGTCGTCGACGACGATGGGAACGAAGTCCCGTGGAACGGCGAGGACTTCGGCGAACTCCTGGTCCGCGGGCCGTGGGTCACGACGGAGTACTTCGAGCGCCCGGAGGCCAACGAGGAGGACTTCGAACATGGATGGCTCAAGACGGGCGACGTCGTGAGTGTCGACTCCGATGGGTACATCAAGATCGTCGACCGCGCGAAGGACGTCATCAAGTCCGGCGGCGAGTGGATCTCGAGTGTGGAACTCGAGAACGCGCTGATGGCCCACGACGAGGTCTCGGAAGCCGCGGTCGCCGGCGTCCCCCACGACAAGTGGCAGGAACGGCCCGTGGCGTTCGTGGTGCCGACGGACGGTGCCGACGAGGAGCGACTCACCGAGGAACTCCTCGACAGCATCGCCGCCGACTACCCGAAGTGGTGGGTGCCCGACGAGGTGGTCTACATCGAGAGCGTCCCGAAGACCGCGACCGGGAAGTTCTCGAAGAAGGACCTCCGCGAGGAGTTCTCGGACGAGTCCCTGGTCGAGGGCCGTGCCCCCGAGGAGGCCGCCCCGGAGTAG
- a CDS encoding acyl-CoA dehydrogenase family protein gives MELLDESIVPEDVREVKREAHEFSEEHIMPNAEEYYASGEYPWEILEAGQEAGLVAQDIGEEYGGKGYGLHEMLAIAEEFYRADAGIALTLQLASFGAEIVEEYGNEEQKEEYIAPVAACDQITGLAVSEPQTGSDLAGMTTSAEKEGEEWVLNGEKYWVGNAVEADWLTVYAKSGDGDDRYGNYSMFIVPTDAPGYEAEHIPEKMAYRASKQGHIVFDDCRIPEENLVGVEGAGFYMLAEFFNQGRVVVGGHGLGMAAAAIEEAWSFVHDREAFGRDISEFQAVQHDLAEMLMEFERARALNWRAADKVANQDQTGYWAALAKATSTEAAVECAERGMQLHGGRSVLTENRIARVYRDCRVPVIYEGANAVQRNLIYRQRPK, from the coding sequence ATGGAGTTACTGGACGAATCCATCGTGCCGGAGGACGTCCGCGAGGTCAAGCGAGAAGCCCACGAGTTCTCCGAGGAGCACATCATGCCGAACGCCGAAGAGTACTACGCCAGCGGCGAGTACCCCTGGGAGATCCTCGAAGCGGGCCAAGAAGCTGGCCTCGTGGCCCAGGACATCGGCGAGGAGTATGGAGGAAAAGGCTACGGGCTCCACGAGATGCTCGCCATCGCCGAGGAGTTCTATCGAGCCGACGCGGGCATCGCGCTCACCCTCCAGCTCGCGAGCTTCGGGGCCGAGATCGTCGAGGAGTACGGCAACGAGGAGCAAAAGGAGGAGTACATCGCACCCGTCGCGGCCTGCGACCAGATCACGGGCCTCGCGGTCTCGGAACCCCAGACCGGCTCGGACCTCGCGGGAATGACGACCTCGGCCGAGAAAGAGGGCGAGGAGTGGGTGTTGAACGGCGAGAAGTACTGGGTCGGCAACGCGGTCGAGGCCGACTGGCTCACCGTCTACGCCAAGAGCGGTGACGGCGACGACCGATACGGCAACTACTCGATGTTCATCGTGCCCACGGACGCGCCGGGCTACGAGGCCGAACACATCCCCGAGAAGATGGCCTACCGCGCCTCGAAGCAGGGCCACATCGTCTTCGACGACTGCCGTATTCCCGAAGAAAACCTCGTCGGCGTCGAGGGTGCGGGCTTCTACATGCTCGCGGAGTTCTTCAACCAGGGCCGCGTCGTGGTCGGCGGCCACGGCCTCGGGATGGCGGCGGCCGCCATCGAGGAGGCGTGGTCGTTCGTCCACGACCGCGAGGCGTTCGGGCGCGACATCAGCGAGTTTCAGGCGGTCCAGCACGACCTCGCGGAGATGCTGATGGAGTTCGAGCGCGCGCGGGCGCTCAACTGGCGCGCCGCCGACAAGGTCGCGAACCAGGACCAGACGGGCTACTGGGCCGCGCTCGCGAAGGCGACCTCCACCGAGGCCGCCGTCGAGTGCGCCGAGCGCGGGATGCAGCTCCACGGCGGCCGCTCCGTCCTCACCGAGAACCGCATCGCGCGGGTCTACCGCGACTGCCGCGTGCCCGTGATCTACGAGGGCGCGAACGCCGTCCAACGCAACCTGATCTACCGCCAGCGACCCAAATAA
- a CDS encoding GNAT family N-acetyltransferase, whose product MPTYRAVPDDRVDEFRGILQYAFRPAETPTSYESIEELPGPARLGVRRGMFDGDDLLCTGVHHWFTATVRDTEHPLAGLSGVATPPENRRRGLVADLLHESLVEYREKGYYLSALWPFAYAFYRRYGWAQAGTTATVECDPEVLSFTADADGGRFRELGPDDFERLNPVLDAAGEGVSLWIRRTEEWWRNRVFEGWEQDPYVYGVEREGELRGYVVYEVENDDGRTMRVRECNALDHEASLDLLRFLSYHDSQVERVRIRSRPDTLLFDLVDDPRALDYELTPGGMVRIVDVGAALAALDYPEVEGRLVLSVADPVADWNDDTFALDVRAGEATCTRVDEPADANVPITTLSQLFVGHFSVERATVAGDLAIESESTEALLDELFPPREVCLSEGF is encoded by the coding sequence ATGCCCACCTATCGAGCGGTCCCCGACGACCGTGTCGACGAGTTTCGGGGGATCCTCCAGTACGCCTTCCGACCCGCCGAGACGCCCACGAGCTACGAGTCCATCGAGGAGCTTCCGGGCCCGGCGCGGCTCGGCGTCCGCCGCGGGATGTTCGACGGCGACGACCTGCTCTGTACCGGCGTCCACCACTGGTTCACGGCCACCGTTCGCGACACCGAGCACCCGCTCGCGGGGCTCTCGGGGGTCGCGACGCCGCCCGAGAACCGCCGCCGGGGGCTAGTCGCGGACCTTCTCCACGAGTCGTTGGTCGAATATCGCGAGAAGGGCTACTACCTCTCGGCGCTCTGGCCGTTCGCCTACGCCTTCTACCGACGGTACGGCTGGGCGCAGGCGGGGACCACCGCGACCGTCGAGTGCGACCCCGAGGTCCTGTCGTTCACCGCCGACGCGGACGGTGGCCGGTTCCGCGAACTCGGGCCCGACGATTTCGAGCGGCTGAATCCCGTTCTCGACGCGGCGGGCGAGGGCGTCTCGCTCTGGATCCGCCGGACCGAGGAGTGGTGGCGAAATCGGGTCTTCGAGGGCTGGGAGCAGGACCCCTACGTCTACGGCGTCGAGCGCGAGGGCGAGCTCCGGGGCTACGTCGTCTACGAGGTCGAGAACGACGACGGCCGGACGATGCGGGTCCGCGAGTGCAACGCGCTCGACCACGAGGCCTCCCTGGACCTCCTCCGATTCCTCTCCTATCACGACTCACAGGTCGAACGCGTTCGTATCCGGAGCCGACCAGACACCCTCCTGTTCGACCTCGTCGACGACCCGCGCGCCCTCGACTACGAACTCACGCCCGGCGGGATGGTCCGGATCGTGGACGTCGGAGCCGCCCTCGCGGCGCTCGACTATCCCGAGGTGGAGGGTCGTCTCGTGCTCTCCGTCGCCGACCCGGTCGCCGACTGGAACGACGACACGTTCGCGCTCGACGTGCGGGCCGGCGAGGCGACCTGCACGCGCGTGGACGAGCCGGCGGACGCGAACGTCCCCATCACGACCCTCTCACAGCTGTTCGTCGGTCATTTCTCGGTCGAGCGCGCGACGGTCGCCGGCGACCTCGCTATCGAGTCCGAATCGACAGAGGCACTCCTCGACGAACTGTTCCCACCGCGTGAGGTGTGTCTCAGCGAAGGGTTTTGA
- a CDS encoding undecaprenyl-diphosphate phosphatase, whose product MDLSVVVAFIVGVLQGIFEWLPISSEGNITIYLRVVENLPATVAVQLSLFLHAGTALSAVLYYRGVIVDVLRDVPDWRPTDPFAHDTAELSFFAVATVVSGVVAIGSYVVLSELVTGLGGGVFIAVIGVLLVATGLFQRLARDEGGTRTDPDLLDAVLVGLFQGFAVLPGVSRSGGTTSALLLRGHDGPSSFRLSFVLSIPAALGGALLGVVDDGLPALAPTTALVALVTSAVVGYLTIGALMRIVERVSFWLVCVVLGLLAILGSTVFLV is encoded by the coding sequence ATGGACCTGTCGGTCGTGGTGGCGTTCATCGTCGGCGTGCTCCAGGGGATCTTCGAGTGGCTCCCGATATCGAGCGAGGGGAACATCACCATCTACCTCCGGGTGGTCGAGAACCTCCCGGCGACGGTCGCCGTCCAGCTCTCGCTGTTCCTCCACGCCGGCACCGCGCTCTCGGCGGTTCTCTACTACCGCGGCGTGATCGTCGACGTGCTCCGGGACGTCCCCGACTGGCGACCCACCGATCCCTTCGCCCACGACACCGCGGAGCTCTCCTTCTTCGCGGTCGCGACGGTCGTCTCGGGCGTCGTCGCGATCGGCTCCTACGTCGTGCTGAGCGAACTCGTCACCGGCCTCGGTGGCGGGGTGTTCATCGCGGTCATCGGCGTGTTGCTCGTCGCGACCGGGCTCTTCCAGCGGCTCGCGCGCGACGAGGGCGGCACCCGAACCGACCCGGACCTCCTCGATGCCGTGCTCGTCGGGCTCTTCCAGGGGTTCGCGGTGCTGCCCGGCGTCTCGCGGTCGGGCGGGACCACCAGCGCGCTCCTCCTCCGTGGCCACGACGGTCCCTCGTCGTTCCGACTCTCGTTCGTGCTCTCGATCCCCGCGGCGCTCGGCGGCGCGCTCCTCGGGGTCGTCGACGATGGGCTACCCGCGCTCGCGCCCACGACCGCGCTCGTCGCGCTGGTCACCAGCGCGGTCGTCGGCTACCTCACCATCGGCGCGCTGATGCGGATCGTCGAGCGGGTCTCGTTCTGGCTGGTCTGTGTGGTGCTCGGGCTGCTCGCCATCCTCGGGAGCACCGTCTTCCTCGTCTGA
- a CDS encoding O-antigen ligase family protein gives MIELTRDRFDGVDNALSARPSASTPFVRTAALLTGLLAIGVPAVAAAFDLPTAAVVVGAGLCYLVAVVATGRAFEGLASAVVVLAVFDIGATLVTGPGIATLDLVAVDLVAIPLAVFLVADAVEDGASVGLNAGWLAAACLAGFVCWTVAAGAVANGGSETAGLMYGVEQLRYLVVFGVAALVARRTDVWCVVTPFVVAVAGNLVVSLAQVVNGGMLGFPFLGEPPDRYLGAFALGPYEVATGFYAGGFVGHGRELTMLLLMVIPLAVAVAARRSWPALLAVGVGIVGAVLSIRVADTDAGWATLLLLGACFGLYLLGTLAVRTKRRYSTLAALPVVGALVVGFLALARVVQWIVTSADGGAQVFRTSSLDIRLEEYAAAIRLAGQYPWFGIGGGNFYIRSERYIGEADIGVHNTVLANLAATGYVGFGLYVLAVVAVLWVAVRLAVANGGADRLLWAAMLAAMCAFCAYSSWMSSYSWVVGNTGFWLLAGATVGATAGGYGTTEREISQPSGQLGS, from the coding sequence GTGATCGAACTCACCAGGGATCGGTTCGACGGGGTCGACAACGCCCTCTCCGCACGCCCCTCCGCGTCCACCCCCTTCGTCCGGACCGCGGCGCTGCTGACGGGGCTGCTCGCCATCGGCGTCCCGGCGGTCGCCGCGGCGTTCGACCTCCCGACCGCCGCCGTCGTCGTCGGTGCGGGCCTGTGTTATCTCGTGGCCGTGGTGGCGACCGGTCGGGCGTTCGAGGGGCTCGCGAGCGCCGTCGTCGTTCTGGCGGTGTTCGACATCGGTGCGACGCTCGTGACGGGCCCAGGGATCGCCACCCTTGACCTCGTCGCCGTCGACCTCGTCGCGATACCGCTCGCGGTGTTCCTGGTTGCCGACGCGGTCGAGGACGGTGCCTCGGTCGGGTTGAACGCCGGGTGGCTCGCGGCCGCGTGTCTCGCCGGCTTCGTCTGCTGGACGGTCGCCGCGGGGGCCGTCGCGAACGGCGGCTCCGAGACGGCCGGGCTGATGTACGGGGTCGAACAGCTCCGCTATCTCGTCGTGTTCGGCGTCGCGGCGCTGGTGGCGCGCCGGACGGACGTCTGGTGTGTGGTGACGCCGTTCGTGGTCGCGGTCGCCGGGAACCTCGTCGTCTCGCTCGCCCAGGTCGTGAACGGCGGAATGCTCGGCTTTCCCTTCCTCGGCGAGCCACCCGACCGCTATCTCGGGGCGTTCGCGTTGGGCCCCTACGAGGTCGCCACCGGTTTCTACGCCGGCGGGTTCGTCGGCCACGGCCGCGAGCTGACGATGCTGTTGTTGATGGTCATCCCGTTGGCGGTCGCGGTCGCGGCCCGGCGGTCGTGGCCCGCGCTGCTCGCGGTCGGTGTCGGGATCGTGGGCGCGGTGCTCTCGATACGGGTCGCCGACACCGACGCGGGCTGGGCGACGCTCCTGCTGTTGGGCGCGTGTTTCGGGCTCTACCTCCTCGGGACGCTCGCGGTTCGGACGAAGCGGCGCTACTCGACGCTCGCCGCGCTGCCGGTCGTCGGCGCTCTCGTGGTGGGGTTCCTCGCGCTCGCCCGCGTCGTCCAGTGGATCGTCACGTCGGCCGACGGCGGCGCGCAGGTGTTCCGCACGAGTTCACTCGACATCCGGCTGGAGGAGTACGCCGCGGCGATCCGGCTCGCCGGGCAGTATCCCTGGTTCGGGATCGGCGGGGGCAACTTCTACATTCGCTCGGAGCGCTACATCGGGGAGGCGGACATCGGGGTCCACAACACCGTCCTCGCGAACCTCGCCGCGACCGGCTACGTCGGGTTCGGGCTCTACGTGCTCGCCGTGGTGGCGGTGCTCTGGGTCGCGGTCCGGCTCGCCGTGGCGAACGGCGGGGCCGACCGCCTGCTGTGGGCCGCGATGCTGGCCGCGATGTGCGCCTTCTGCGCATACTCCTCGTGGATGTCCTCGTACAGCTGGGTCGTCGGCAACACCGGGTTCTGGCTGCTCGCGGGGGCGACGGTCGGTGCGACGGCGGGCGGCTACGGGACCACGGAGCGGGAGATAAGTCAGCCCTCCGGACAGCTCGGTTCCTGA
- a CDS encoding thiolase C-terminal domain-containing protein, producing the protein MRDAYVIGAGQSPYGSFPTETYRSLFATAFDRALDSVSGSFDPERIDEAFLGTLGVGGRQIGLSGPAVTEHVGLHSVPTTRVENACAAGGYAFRSAVTAVESGRVDVALAGGYEVMTDTSADGTRWWLGVSGDTEYERLSGTTFAGVYAQMASAYLDSYDATGEDLSRVAVKNHANGAENPDAHLGFACSMDDATTAPTVAEPLNRYHCCPISDGASVVLVVAPEVAAEFESVRVAGLGAASGRVGLFERDTLTSIPASVAAGERAYDEAGVEPADLDVAEVHDCFAIAELLAYEDLGFCERGDAPRLLRAGETDPDGRLPVNTSGGLKSKGHPIGATGGGQVVELFEQLRGTAHVQVEEPEVGLAHNVGGSGGGATVTILERVDETGGEA; encoded by the coding sequence ATGCGCGACGCCTACGTCATCGGTGCGGGCCAGTCCCCCTACGGGTCGTTTCCGACCGAGACCTATCGCTCGCTGTTCGCGACCGCCTTCGACCGCGCGCTCGACAGCGTTTCGGGTTCGTTCGACCCGGAGCGCATCGACGAAGCGTTCCTGGGCACCCTCGGCGTCGGCGGTCGGCAGATCGGGCTCAGCGGCCCCGCCGTCACCGAGCACGTCGGACTGCACTCGGTCCCCACGACCCGGGTCGAGAACGCCTGCGCCGCGGGCGGCTACGCGTTCCGGTCGGCGGTCACGGCGGTCGAGTCCGGTCGGGTCGACGTCGCGCTCGCGGGCGGCTACGAGGTGATGACCGACACCAGCGCCGACGGCACGCGGTGGTGGCTCGGGGTCTCCGGGGACACCGAATACGAGCGGCTCTCGGGCACGACCTTCGCGGGCGTCTACGCCCAGATGGCGAGCGCGTATCTCGATAGCTACGACGCGACCGGCGAGGACCTCTCACGGGTGGCCGTGAAGAACCACGCCAATGGCGCGGAGAACCCCGACGCCCACCTCGGCTTCGCCTGTTCGATGGACGACGCGACGACCGCGCCGACGGTGGCCGAGCCGTTGAATCGGTACCACTGCTGTCCGATCTCCGACGGCGCGAGCGTCGTGCTGGTCGTCGCCCCCGAGGTCGCGGCGGAGTTCGAGTCGGTGCGGGTCGCGGGTCTCGGCGCGGCGAGCGGTCGGGTCGGGCTGTTCGAGCGCGACACCCTCACCTCGATCCCCGCGAGCGTCGCCGCCGGCGAGCGCGCCTACGACGAGGCCGGCGTGGAGCCCGCGGACCTAGACGTCGCCGAGGTCCACGACTGTTTCGCGATCGCCGAACTCCTCGCCTACGAGGACCTCGGTTTCTGCGAACGCGGCGACGCACCGCGACTGCTTCGAGCGGGCGAGACCGACCCCGACGGCCGACTGCCGGTCAACACCTCGGGTGGCCTGAAATCCAAGGGCCACCCGATCGGTGCGACCGGCGGCGGCCAGGTCGTCGAACTGTTCGAGCAGCTCCGAGGGACCGCGCACGTGCAAGTCGAGGAGCCGGAAGTGGGGCTCGCGCACAACGTCGGCGGCAGCGGCGGCGGCGCGACGGTCACGATCCTCGAACGGGTCGACGAGACCGGGGGTGAGGCCTAA